The following are encoded together in the Peromyscus leucopus breed LL Stock chromosome 1, UCI_PerLeu_2.1, whole genome shotgun sequence genome:
- the Gpr139 gene encoding probable G-protein coupled receptor 139, producing MEHMHAHLAANSSACGLGFVPVVYYSFLLCLGLPANILTVIILSQLVARRQKSSYNYLLALAAADILVLFFIVFVDFLLEDFILSVQIPPIPDKIIEVLEFSSIHTSIWITVPLTVDRYIAVCHPLKYHTVSYPARTRKVIVSVYITCFLTSIPYYWWPNIWTEDYISTSMHHVLVWIHCFTVYLVPCSIFFILNSIIVYKLRRKSNFRLRGYSTGKTTAILFTITSIFATLWAPRIIMILYHLYGSPIQNPWLVHIMLDVANMLALLNTAINFFLYCFISKRFRTMAAATLKALFKCQKQPVQFYTNHNFSITSSPWISPANSHCIKMLVYQYDKHGKPIKVSP from the coding sequence CGAATATCCTGACAGTCATCATCCTCTCTCAACTAGTGGCCAGGAGGCAGAAGTCTTCCTACAACTATCTCCTGGCACTTGCTGCTGCTGACATCTTGGtcctctttttcattgtttttgtggATTTCCTActagaagattttattttgagCGTGCAGATACCTCCAATCCCTGACAAGATTATAGAAGTGCTGGAGTTCTCCTCCATCCACACCTCCATTTGGATCACGGTCCCCTTAACTGTTGACAGGTATATCGCTGTCTGTCACCCACTCAAATATCACACAGTTTCCTACCCAGCCAGGACCCGAAAAGTCATTGTCAGTGTTTATATCACCTGCTTCCTGACCAGCATCCCCTACTACTGGTGGCCTAACATCTGGACTGAAGACTACATCAGCACCTCCATGCATCATGTCCTTGTCTGGATCCACTGCTTCACCGTGTATCTGGTACcctgctccatcttcttcatcttGAACTCAATCATTGTCTACAAGCTCAGGAGGAAGAGCAATTTCCGCCTCCGTGGCTATTCCACAGGGAAGACCACTGCCATCTTGTTCACCATCACCTCCATCTTTGCCACCCTCTGGGCCCCCCGCATCATCATGATTCTCTACCACCTCTATGGATCACCCATCCAGAACCCTTGGCTGGTCCACATCATGCTGGATGTCGCCAACATGCTGGCCCTTCTGAACACAGCCATCAACTTCTTCCTCTACTGCTTTATCAGCAAGAGGTTCCGTACCATGGCAGCTGCTACACTCAAGGCCTTGTTCAAGTGCCAGAAGCAGCCTGTACAGTTCTACACCAACCATAACTTTTCCATAACAAGTAGTCCCTGGATCTCACCAGCAAACTCACACTGCATCAAGATGCTGGTGTACCAGTACGACAAACATGGAAAGCCTATAAAAGTATCTCCGTGA